The Deltaproteobacteria bacterium genomic interval GATACTTGGGGTCTTCATATTTAATGATCGATGTGGTGCCCCATTTTTGATTAAGAATTTTGGTGGTTTTAAAGTAATAGAGACCAACCTTATGTTCACTCTCAAAGAACTGCATGAATTTTTTAATGGTCGTCCAGAAGGGGACGTTGGCCGTTTTGAGATTGACTATGCCTGTATTAGTGATAACCGCTTCCACGCTTCCTTCGTAAACAAAGATGCAGCCCTGACCGGGATTGACAATCAGTTTGGAGGCGTTCTTTATTTCATCGCCGTTATCGCTCCATCGGTAAAAGAGATCATCCGGCGCAGGGTTGTCCCACTCAATTACGGAACGGAGCTGTCTTCTGATTCCATCGATAATTGCCATTTTTTTTCCTCCTGAAATTATCTTATGGGTTCATGGCTTTTTATGAGATAGTTAAACTATAAAAGAAATTGACAAAAATTCAAATAGATAATTGCTCTTTTCCCGGTCATAGATGAATGGCCGAAGCCTTATGCATTCGCTCCGTGCCATATTCATCCAAAAAAGCATTTACAAAGGCGGTTTGTTGAGGTATAAAAAAGAATCAATCATTTCGGGGGGATGGAAATGGGAAACGTGAAAAAAAGAAATTTGAAGAGTCCGAACCGGTAACGGTTTTGGGCTTTTTTTATGCACGAATAATAGTAATCCCTACTTATACCCACAGGGCATAAGTTTCGTTTGAGCAGGCAAGCTGCTCAACTCAGCTTTAGCCTGAAAATCAAGGAAAGGATATGTCTAAAAGTAAAAAATATTTGAAAATATCTCTAGTGTTTCTTTTAGGTGTGATATTTGGCGGCTTTGCCGGTGGTTATTTGGGTTTCCAATTGAGCAAACCCATTAACTCTATGGGCTACCTTATGGCTTCTGCAAGTTTGGGTAACTACTCATACCTTCAGTATCAAAACGCTTCATACGAAGATGCGAAAAAAGCCTTGCTTGAATATATACAATTTTGTGACGAGTTAAAGCGACAGTTAAATGCTGAATTTCTTTTTGGGAAAGAAATATGTGTAATAGACTCAGGTACAGCATATGCTCGGTTGGCTGTCTTGGAAGGGAAGCGAGGAAAGACAGAAAAGTATAAAAGCTACATGAAGGAAGCTCAAGCTAAGTATCAAAGTGGTGGCTGGAAGGACTTTTCAGAAAAGAAAATTTTAAAATTTCTTACTAAAGTTGATTCAAAGAATTTTATAAACAAAGAATGAAGGCTTGACCCTTAATTTTTTTGTTATGTTTGAAAAATTATGAACTTAATAAGATTGCTTCTAATTTGGTTGATCCTACTGCCGGTTCAATCTTTTGCAGTCACAAGTAGCGAACTGGTGAAGGCCGCAATAGAGAGGGCAAATTTTCGAGTAGTTTATGATGGCAGTTATTACTCGATAAAATATCCTGGTGGTGATGTGCCAGAAAATATCGGTGTTTGTACGGATGTTGTAATCAGGTCTTACCGAAAAATCGGCATCGACCTCCAGAAATTAGTTCATCAGGATATGAAAGCTAACTTTTCAAAATACCCATCAAAAAAGATCTGGGGATTGAGTCGGCCTGATACAAACATTGACCATAGGCGTGTGCCCAATTTGCAAGCTTTCTTCTCTCGTTTTGGCCAGGTACTTTCTATTTCAAAGAAAGCCGAAGACTATTCACCGGGAGACCTTGTAACTTGGATGATTCCAGGTAATTTACCTCATATTGGAATTGTAACAGACAAATACAATGTAGAAACAGGTAACCCTATGATTGTTCATAATATTGGTAGAGGGCCAAAGCTTGAGGATATGCTTTTTTCATTCCCAATTACCGGACATTATAGATATTTACCTTAAAAAACATAATTAAAAGTTTCAATGGGAGCGGTGATGAGTGCCCGTAATGTTGCCCGTAACGACGTACGGTCCGACTCCAGGCTACAGCCTGCCTGTCTTCGTGGACAAAACCCATGCTTTGAGACCGAAGTTTTTAATAAAAACTTGTTGGGCCTCACCAAACAAATGAAGATTCTAGTTGCTACTTTTTGTTTACTTTTACCGACAGTTGCGTTGGCAGAATCCTTGCCTGACAGTTTGGAAAGATGGAAAGACATCTCCAAGTTCTTCTGGTCTATGGATTTTTCAAACGAGAAACGCTTCAAGTCTGAATTGAAGGCTTATTATGGGACGATTTATCGTGGAAAATTACTCAAGGATTTGACGCAGTGGGTGGACAGAGAGAATTTGGAAAGCGAGTACTACTCATATTATTTCAGCGACTTGAAGGATACTAAACTTATCAAGCTCACATCAAAAGGTAAGAATCGCTACGAAGCTGACACAGTACAAAACTCCTGCTACTCTCTCGAATACAACCCACCGGCGATGGAGATTGTCGTAGCTGACTATAAAGTCAAAAACCTGACACAAGAGCAGGTAAACAGGTGGCTCACTTCACTCAAGCCTACAGATATAGGTGAAATATGTTTAACTATCAGCCACCATGTCAGAATTCAGCTAAATCCCTCAGATCATCTGGTTGTTTCGGAACAATGGAACATCGTAGAGTCGACTGCACGACTTAACCCCTAATAATGAGCTTCAGACGAAGCCAGAATAACTCAGAAAATTCTTTTCTATATCCTGCTTTTCGACTGTACCCAGAATATCATACCGGGTAGACTGTGAAAGATAACAATAAGCCCGTAGAGGATGGAGATTGAAAGCACGGCCTCTTTTGGTGCGCCTATAAGAAGAAAGATTCCCACCATAGCCCCTTCACGTACTCCCCAACCCGCCAGCGATATAGGAATTAAGGTAAAGAGAAAGACAGGGGGCATGATAACAAGATAGGCGCCCAGCCCATATTCCAGCCCGATAGCCAGTGCTATGGCATAGATGCAGAGTATGGAGCAGAGGTGGATAATTACTGATAAAATCAACTGTCCACTGATGTTGGGGATATTGCTATAGACCTTCCTGAAGCGTTTTGAAAGATCATAAAAAAGGTCTAAAAACCTGATCTTCGACATGAACTTGGCTTTTCTCAGCATAACAAGGACGATAAAGCCTGTAATGCTTCCTGTGCAGGTGAGATTGATTAAACGGTAAAGCCAGGTTGGGAGAAGATCACTATAAGTAAAATTGGCAGCAAGGTTTAATAGAAGCAGGCCAAGCAGACCTACAATACGGTCGATAAAAATACCGTAAAAGGCCTCTCGCTTCCTATAGCCCAGTCCCCCCAGTTCGAGAACCCTCACGGCATCACCGCCGATGCTTCCCGGCAGTGCCTGGTTGAAAAAAGTCCCCTTGAAATAGCTCTTAATGTAGAACCATGTGCTTTCCTTGAAGTCGAGGGTCTTCATGATGATGTTCCATCGCAGTGAAGAGACGAAGGTGCTTAGAAACTGGAATGCTACGGCAGGGATCAGGTAGAGTGGATTGATCTCTTTTAGTATCTTCAAGAGAGAGGGAAAGTCGACAAAGCGGAAGATGACCGTAAGGAGGATGATAGTGATGGCTGTTTTGATTAGGGTTTTTATGTTCATGCTTACTTTTTAATTAACTTTTTGAAAATTCCGGTAAAAAATTATTTTTCGTCTTTGCGAGGTCAATTAGACCGAAGCAATTATTATTTCATATTTTGTACTATATCCATCTGTGATGTCATTTCGACGGTCAGGAGAAATCTTACTAACCTTTTTTCACTCAAGAAAAAGATTTTTCACATGCCTTCGAAATGACAAATAATGAGTTCTGATCTTGTACTAAATTTAGTACATTCCACCAACATTGAGATAAGATCCAAGACCTTTGGATTGCTTCGTCGTTTACACTCCTCGCAATGACAGCTTAATCTGCAACTTGAAAAAGTGACTAACTTCTAATTACTGCACCTGTAAATGTAGAAAGTCTTCTCCTTAAGGCCTTCTTTTTTCAACTTCACCTCTTCAAGGAGTTCCACCTTTTTAAATATTGTCGAAAGCTCTTTCTCTTCCGGTCTTTTGGAAAGAAATACCCCCTTTACTTTTCCAAAATCAATCCCTTTATCCCACATGGTGTACTGGCTGAAGCGGGTCGTTGACGGGATATGGGCCTGCCTTCCTCCACCTGCATAAAAACTGAACATGGCGGCGCGTCTCAAGTGGTCAGCCAGAAGAAGGTCACCGGGCTCAAGGTAGGAAGCTGCTTTTATGGCGGCTTCTTTTACACCGTAAATGCGGTTATGAATATTCATTTTTGGCGGCAGGAAAAAGAGGGCCGGAAAATGAAGGATGAGATTAAGGAGCACGGCAAGGGTAGCACCTGCAATGAAGGTCTTTTTAAGCTTATACTCTTTGACTGTATATGAAAAAATAATAAGGCCTGAAATGAAGGCTACTGCTACCCAGTTGAGTTCCATCTTTTTAAAAAGTCCCTTGTAAAGAAAAAAGAGGAGTGGAAAGAGATAGGTAATGGCAACGAAGAAACGCTTCTTATCATTCCAGTAGTTTTTAACTTTGAAACTTCCGTAAAGGAGAATACCGAAAAAAATGGGTGTAAAGATGGCGAAAAGACCGCCTGCAAATTCAAAGAACTTGTTCCATTTTATTTTAGCTACTTCCGATGTGCCGTGTTTGTACTGAAATGAAAAGCTTATCCAGTCGTGCTGGTAGTTCCAGTAGACGGCGGGAAGGAAAATTATGAAGGCCAGAATAATGGATGTCCATGGTTTTATTTGCAGCAGGTGTCGGGGTATTTTTATTATGATAAATAAAAGCAGCGCTGTGAGAAAGAGGACAGACGTATATTTACTGAGCATCATGGCGCCAATGAAAACACCGGCCAATAGGTAGTCCTTCCATTTTCCGCCGAAGAGAGCCTTGTATGAAAACCAGGCAGACAAGGCCCAGAACATAAGCAGCGGCGCATCAGGCGTGATGATGGTGTACCCCATGCTGATTGTGGGGATGATGGTATAGCTTACAAGAGAGAGCCAGGCAACGTCCTTGTCGTAGACCTCATTGGCCAGCTTGAAAATATACCACCCTGTAAGGGTCATGCAGAAGACGGCAGTTAGTCTCGTGAAGAATTCATGATCACTGAAAAGGGTAAAAATTTTGATCAGGTAAGCCACCATAGGAGGATGGTCGTAGTAGCTCAGTTGCAGCTTCTTGCTCCAGTACCAGTAATAGGCTTCATCAGGGTGAAGTTGGAGGGTAACATTGTAAATGGCGTGAAAGAGGGCGACAATGAGAAGAAGGCCCAGCGCATGGCTCTCCCTTAACTTTGAAGTATCAAGCTGCTTTATCATTTCTAAACATCCCGTAATGGAGTAAAAGGCTTGTCAGGTAAACAAAGGCAAAGGAGAAAATAACGTCACTCAGGAAGTGGCCTCCCTGGATGATTCTTACCATCCCGATTATTCCTCCGGCAGCAACTGCACTCCAGAAGATAACTCGTCTTCTCTTGCCTCTGTAGAGCAGAGCCAGTGCCACGAAGTAAAAACCGGCCGATGCATGGCCGCTGACGAAGGAACAATTTTTTTTGCACTGATCGGAAATGACAAAAGCGGGGGTGAATGTTTTACTTCCTGAAAATTCAACTATATGCCTCGGTCTTGCCCTGCCTGAAAATTCCTTCATAATGCCGTTGACCACAAGAAGCGGTCCCAGCAGCATTGCCATGATTAGATAGAGGTAGGCTTTCTTTTTTAAACCAAGTATTTCATCTCTTTTTTTAAATTGCATATAGGCATAGATGCCTATGATAGCAAGAACAATAATACCAGTCATGGATGGCGCATATTTATAGATCAATTTAAAAAGAGGGTAGCTTTTTGCGTAAAACCTGCCATCCGAAAAAAAGAGGGCGCTTGTCATCAGATCCAATTGTGGAAAGAGAATAAACACGATTGCAGTGGCTATTGAAAACACTAAAAATTTATAGGAAATATTAAGAATCAAGAGGTTATCCTGTACGGGTAATTCAGGGGAAAATGTAAATAGGGAAATATAAAGGAAAATGGCTATTTTTGCAAGGATTTATGATGTCAGCAACAGAGGGCACGGAGGAAAGACTTTTACCACCCCTAGCCCCTCCTTATCAAGGAGGGGGACAAATAACTCCCCTCCTATTTTAGGAGGGGTTGGGGGTGGTAAAGATAAAGCATCACTATTTCGGCTGAAAATCACTTTTCTTCCCGCTTATTATGATAAAGCAGATACTTGGCAAACTCATGAAAGCCGATAGCCATTTTTGACATGTAATCGGCTTTTTCCGGTTCTTTATCTTTAAGGTCTGCCGCTTCTGAAGAATGGAAGTCATAAAGCGCAAAGGATTCATCAGGCTCTACGTTAACGTAGTGATCGTTATCCATAAATCCGAACCTTGGCGGAAATTCGAAAGGCGTAAAGGTAAAGGCACCTCTTTTGCTTTCCAGCGCAGGATCAAGCACATTACGGCCAAGTGTTGTGTTTACGTAAGGCTTACCCATGAGCGCAGCCAGTGTGGGCATAACATCAAGTTCGCTCATAACGCAATCGATCCTTTTTCTCTCTTTTATCAGTTGAGGGGCGTAAATGAGAAAAGGAACATGGAAAGGGCCCGGAGAAAGTCCGCCAAAGCGCCTGTCATGGGACCCGTTGCCGGTGCCGTGGTCTCCGAAGATGAGAAAAACCGTATTGTCAAAGTATTGCTCTTTCCGTGCCAGGTCAAAGTAATAGCCCAGTGAATGGTCGAGAAACCTGAAG includes:
- a CDS encoding DUF1287 domain-containing protein; its protein translation is MNLIRLLLIWLILLPVQSFAVTSSELVKAAIERANFRVVYDGSYYSIKYPGGDVPENIGVCTDVVIRSYRKIGIDLQKLVHQDMKANFSKYPSKKIWGLSRPDTNIDHRRVPNLQAFFSRFGQVLSISKKAEDYSPGDLVTWMIPGNLPHIGIVTDKYNVETGNPMIVHNIGRGPKLEDMLFSFPITGHYRYLP
- a CDS encoding flippase-like domain-containing protein → MNIKTLIKTAITIILLTVIFRFVDFPSLLKILKEINPLYLIPAVAFQFLSTFVSSLRWNIIMKTLDFKESTWFYIKSYFKGTFFNQALPGSIGGDAVRVLELGGLGYRKREAFYGIFIDRIVGLLGLLLLNLAANFTYSDLLPTWLYRLINLTCTGSITGFIVLVMLRKAKFMSKIRFLDLFYDLSKRFRKVYSNIPNISGQLILSVIIHLCSILCIYAIALAIGLEYGLGAYLVIMPPVFLFTLIPISLAGWGVREGAMVGIFLLIGAPKEAVLSISILYGLIVIFHSLPGMIFWVQSKSRI
- a CDS encoding glycosyltransferase family 39 protein, whose translation is MIKQLDTSKLRESHALGLLLIVALFHAIYNVTLQLHPDEAYYWYWSKKLQLSYYDHPPMVAYLIKIFTLFSDHEFFTRLTAVFCMTLTGWYIFKLANEVYDKDVAWLSLVSYTIIPTISMGYTIITPDAPLLMFWALSAWFSYKALFGGKWKDYLLAGVFIGAMMLSKYTSVLFLTALLLFIIIKIPRHLLQIKPWTSIILAFIIFLPAVYWNYQHDWISFSFQYKHGTSEVAKIKWNKFFEFAGGLFAIFTPIFFGILLYGSFKVKNYWNDKKRFFVAITYLFPLLFFLYKGLFKKMELNWVAVAFISGLIIFSYTVKEYKLKKTFIAGATLAVLLNLILHFPALFFLPPKMNIHNRIYGVKEAAIKAASYLEPGDLLLADHLRRAAMFSFYAGGGRQAHIPSTTRFSQYTMWDKGIDFGKVKGVFLSKRPEEKELSTIFKKVELLEEVKLKKEGLKEKTFYIYRCSN
- a CDS encoding phosphatase PAP2 family protein, with the protein product MTSALFFSDGRFYAKSYPLFKLIYKYAPSMTGIIVLAIIGIYAYMQFKKRDEILGLKKKAYLYLIMAMLLGPLLVVNGIMKEFSGRARPRHIVEFSGSKTFTPAFVISDQCKKNCSFVSGHASAGFYFVALALLYRGKRRRVIFWSAVAAGGIIGMVRIIQGGHFLSDVIFSFAFVYLTSLLLHYGMFRNDKAA